A window of Variovorax paradoxus genomic DNA:
ACGCGGTCCATGCGATGCCCGGTGGACATCACGAAGGTCTCGTGCTCGCGAGCCCCGCCGTAGCCGCGCAGCCGCTCGACCACCTCGTCGGCCAGGCCCGCCACCACCTTGCGGCCGTTGCCGGTCTGCCAGCTGTTGAACTGCGCCACCGCGCCGGCCGTGGCGTTGCCGCCGAGGAAGCCGTAGCGCTCCACCAGCACGACCGATGCGCCCTGCCTTGCCGCCGCCACGGCCGCCATCGTGCCGGCGACGCCGCCGCCGCACACCACCACGTCGGCCTCGACCATGCGGCTACTGCTTGCCAGGCCTTGATTCGTGCTGTCGTTCATTTCAGTTTTCCAGCTGGATGCCGCGGCTCTTCACCACCTCGCCCCAGCGGCTGCCTTCGGCCTTGAGGTACTTCGCCGTGGCCTCGCGGCCGCTGGTGAAGGGTTCGAGGCTCAGCGCCGTGAAACGCTTCTTCACCACGTCGGATTGCAGGGCCGCGGCCAGCAGCTTCTCGAGCCGGGCCAGCCCCTCGGGAGGAATCGAGCCCTTGGGCGCGACCAGCGTGGCCCAGCCCTCGACCTCCAGGCTCTGCAGCTTGAGGCTGCGGAAGGTGGGCACGTTCTGCAGCTCGGCCACGGGCTGCGCCGAGGACACGGCCAGCGCGCGCAGCCGGCCCGAGCGGATATGCACGATCACGCTCGGCAGGTTGAGGAAGCCCATCGACACCAACCCGGAGATCAGGTCGGGCATGAGCGCGCTCTCGCCCTTGTAGGGCACGCTGACCAGCGAGGTGCCGGTTTCCTGCGCGAACAGCTCGGCCGTCAGGTGCGCCAGCGTGCCGGTGCCGCTGTTGCCGGCGCTGAGCTTGCCCGGCTGCGCCTTGGCCTGCGCCACCAGGTCCGCCACCGTCTTCGCCTTGGAATCGGCCGGCACCACCAGCACCAGCGGCTGCTGCGAGACCATGCCGATGGCGTCGAAGTCGCGCGCCACGTCGTACGTGAGCTTGGGGTTCAGCGCGGGGTTGATCACCATGCTGTTGCTGCCCATGAGCAGCGTGTGGCCGTCGCGGCTCTGCAGGGCGGCCGCCACGCCAATGGCACTGCCCGCGCCCGGCTTGTTCTCCACGATCACCGCCTGGCCCAGCTGCGGCGCGAGCACCTCGGCCAGCACGCGCGCCGAACCGTCGGCGCCGCCGCCCGGCGCGAAGGGCACGATGATGCGCACCGGCTTGGTGGGCCATGCCTCTGCGGCCCTGGCGCCAAGCCAGGGGCCGGCGGCCAGGGTGCCCGCGGCGCCGAGCGCCATGACCGAGAGAACGCTTCTGCGCGTGACGCCGGGTGCCTGCGCACCCGTGCTTTCGACTGGACGGTGGACCATGTCTTGTATGCCTCTGCTTGTGGTTTTGATCGAATGAAGTAACGCGTCGATCGTAGGAAGACCCCGCCGGGCCGGCAAATACCAACACGTCGCAGTCCCATAACATCGCGTTATCGAACAACGCCGAAGCGCGGGGCAAAGTCATGAACCTCCGACAGATCGAAGTCTTCCGCGCCGTCATGCTGGCCGGCTCCGTCACCGATGCCGCGCGTTCGCTGCACGTGTCGCAGCCGGGCATCAGCCGCATGCTGTCGCACATCGAACTGCAGCTGGGGCTGCGCCTGTTCGAGCGCCGCAAGGGCAAGCTGCAGGCCACGCCAGAGGCACAGGCGCTGTTCGCAGAGGTCGAGCAGGTGTATCGCGGCGTCGCGCGCATCGAGGACTGCGCGCAGGCACTCAAGAGCGGCAAGATGCTCACACTGCGCGTGCTGTGCAGCCCGAGCACCGGGCTGGACATGGTGCCGCGCGCGCTCACCGCGCTGGGCCGCGAATTCCCCGCCGCCCGCTTCTACGTCGAAGTTCTGCTGGCCCGCGACATGGTCAA
This region includes:
- a CDS encoding Bug family tripartite tricarboxylate transporter substrate binding protein is translated as MVHRPVESTGAQAPGVTRRSVLSVMALGAAGTLAAGPWLGARAAEAWPTKPVRIIVPFAPGGGADGSARVLAEVLAPQLGQAVIVENKPGAGSAIGVAAALQSRDGHTLLMGSNSMVINPALNPKLTYDVARDFDAIGMVSQQPLVLVVPADSKAKTVADLVAQAKAQPGKLSAGNSGTGTLAHLTAELFAQETGTSLVSVPYKGESALMPDLISGLVSMGFLNLPSVIVHIRSGRLRALAVSSAQPVAELQNVPTFRSLKLQSLEVEGWATLVAPKGSIPPEGLARLEKLLAAALQSDVVKKRFTALSLEPFTSGREATAKYLKAEGSRWGEVVKSRGIQLEN